One Brassica napus cultivar Da-Ae chromosome C4, Da-Ae, whole genome shotgun sequence genomic region harbors:
- the LOC106427696 gene encoding protein usf, with amino-acid sequence MVTTPFGQTLKSFHPHGPQNKKSREMLAALFSSSRFFSSSSYLRRSSIPSFHRSSIRSMADSAFKKIQIQRDDTTFDAYVVGKDDAPGIVVIQEWWGVDFEIKNHAIKISKLDTGFKALIPDLYRGKVGLDTAEAQHLMDGLDWQGAVKDIRASVNWLKANGSKKVGVTGMCMGGALAIASSVLVPEVDAVVGFYGTPSSELADPAQAKAPVQAHFGELDNFVGFSDVTAAKNLEEKLKASGVAHEVHIYEGNGHAFLNRSPEGVSRRKSMGLSDEDEAAVELAWSRFTSWMKRYLV; translated from the exons ATGGTCACGACGCCGTTTGGGCAGACCCTGAAAAGTTTTCATCCCCACGGGCCGCAAAACAAAAAGAGTCGAGAAATGTTAGCAGCACTATTTTCATCTTCCAgattcttctcctcttcttcgtATCTCCGTAGATCTTCGATTCCATCGTTTCACCGCTCATCAATCAGATCAATGGCCGATTCCGCTttcaaaaaaatccaaatccaaAGAGACGACACT ACATTTGATGCGTATGTGGTCGGAAAAGACGACGCACCTGGGATCGTCGTGATTCAAGAATGGTGGGGTGTtgactttgagatcaagaacCACGCCATCAAAATCTCGAAACTCGACACTGGCTTCAAAGCTCTCATACCCGA TTTGTATCGAGGAAAGGTTGGTCTTGATACCGCGGAGGCGCAGCATCTGATGGACGGACTTGACTGGCAAGGAGCTGTTAAAGACATACGTGCTTCTGTTAACTGGCTTAAAGCTAATGGGTCCAAGAAGGTTGGTGTGACTGGGATGTGTATGGGAGGTGCATTGGCTATAGCTAGCTCTGTTTTGGTTCCTGAGGTTGACGCTGTTGTTGGATTCTACGGTACTCCTTCCTCCGAGCTTGCGGATCCTGCACAGGCTAAGGCGCCTGTCCAGGCACATTTTGGGGAGCTTGATAACTTTGTCGGTTTCTCTGATGTCACG GCAGCGAAGAATCTTGAAGAGAAGCTGAAAGCGTCGGGAGTGGCGCACGAGGTTCATATCTACGAGGGGAACGGGCACGCGTTCTTGAACAGGAGCCCTGAAGGAGTGAGCAGGAGGAAAAGCATGGGGCTTTCTGATGAAGACGAAGCTGCGGTGGAGCTTGCTTGGTCTCGCTTCACTTCATGGATGAAACGTTACTTGGTTTAA
- the LOC106427641 gene encoding glutathione S-transferase T3-like has protein sequence MNSTNPYPMSANFVDLLNSQQESVVPEPCPYASFQHVESSHLPETASFCEDSTTERRERKKWTVTDDLVLISAWLNTSKDPVVGNEQKAGAFWSRIAAYFAASPTVERGAKREAIQCKQRWQKMNDLVCKFCGSYAAATRQKTSGQNEADTVKLAHEIFYNDHKIKFNLHHAWEELRNDQKWCEVASRKIDGTSKKRKFDDGAQSESSQATSALGDQPTKRPPGVKAAKAASGKRSIAVDQAASEFQTMWTVKEKDMAAKERLKKMGLLESLICKKEPLSEYEDELKNKLISEMLGN, from the coding sequence ATGAATTCCACGAATCCATATCCTATGTCAGCCAATTTTGTTGACCTGTTGAACAGCCAACAAGAGAGTGTCGTTCCTGAACCCTGTCCTTATGCGAGTTTTCAACATGTCGAATCATCACATCTCCCTGAAACGGCAAGCTTCTGTGAAGACTCAACTACAGAGCGTAGAGAAAGGAAGAAGTGGACAGTCACAGACGACCTTGTGCTCATTAGCGCCTGGTTAAACACCAGCAAGGACCCGGTGGTGGGCAATGAGCAGAAAGCAGGGGCGTTTTGGAGCCGCATTGCGGCTTACTTCGCAGCCAGTCCAACGGTGGAAAGAGGTGCAAAGCGTGAGGCTATTCAATGTAAGCAACGATGGCAGAAGATGAACGATCTAGTCTGTAAGTTTTGTGGATCCTATGCGGCTGCAACTAGACAGAAGACAAGTGGTCAGAATGAGGCTGACACTGTGAAACTGGCACACGAGATCTTCTACAACGATCACAAGATCAAATTTAACCTCCACCATGCTTGGGAGGAGCTGAGGAATGACCAGAAATGGTGTGAAGTTGCTAGTAGGAAGATTGATGGAACCAGCAAGAAGAGAAAGTTTGATGATGGAGCTCAATCAGAGAGCTCTCAAGCAACGTCTGCTCTCGGTGATCAACCCACCAAACGCCCTCCTGGTGTTAAGGCGGCGAAAGCAGCCTCTGGTAAGAGAAGCATCGCAGTTGACCAGGCTGCGTCTGAGTTTCAGACGATGTGGACTGTTAAAGAGAAAGACATGGCTGCGAAAGAGAGACTTAAGAAGATGGGGTTGCTTGAGAGTCTCATATGCAAGAAAGAGCCACTTTCTGAGTACGAGGACGAGCTAAAGAATAAGCTAATTAGTGAGATGTTGGGTAATTAG
- the LOC125585604 gene encoding uncharacterized protein LOC125585604: protein MASSSHHTFEGEGEGVDDETFDQYFDQYFDQYFDQTLQNLSIECDREGERKKRKQRVHIERNREEGDIRLWNDYFSETPTYPKKLFRRRFRMNKSLFIRIVHRLSNEVEYFRQKKDALGRLGLSALQKCTAAIRVLAYGSAADAVDEYLRLGETTTRACVEHFVEGVINLFGDEYLRRPTPADLQRLLYIGEQRGFPGMIGSIDCMHWEWKNCPTAWKGQYSRGSGKPTIVLEAVASYDLWIWHAFFGPPGTLNDINVLDRSPVFDDIIKGQAPQVTYFVNGREYHLAYYLTDGIYLKWATFIQSIPIPQGPKATLFAQHQEAVQKDVERAFGVLQARFAIVKNLALFWDKAKIGRIMRACIILHNMIVEDERDGYTHFDVSEFQPGEDTVTSHVDLTYSTDIPSNIANMMGVRTRIRDRQMHQQLKADLVEHLWSKFGRGGDNN from the coding sequence ATGGCTTCGTCATCTCATCACACTTttgagggagagggagagggggTTGATGATGAAACGTTTGATCAATATttcgatcaatattttgatcaatatttcgATCAAACTCTTCAAAATTTATCCATTGAGTGTGATCGAGAAggcgaaagaaaaaaaagaaaacaacgaGTCCATATCGAACGGAATCGTGAAGAAGGCGATAtacgtttatggaatgattatttcagtgaaactccgACATATCCTAAAAAACTCTTCCGACgacgatttagaatgaacaagtcaTTGTTCATTCGTATTGTTCATCGACTCTCCAATGAAGTTGAATACTTTCGACAAAAGAAAGATGCTCTCGGAAGGCTTGGTCTCtctgcacttcaaaagtgtacagcCGCCATTCGTGTCTTGGCCTATGGTTCTGCGGCTGATGCTGTTGACGAATACCTCCGCCTCGGTGAAACTACCACTCGGGCATGTGTGGAACATTTTGTAGAAGGAGTAATAAATTTATTCGGCGatgagtatctaagaagaccaacaccggctgatcttcaacgtctactttaTATTGGTGAGCAacgtggatttcccgggatgataggaagtatcgattgtatgcattgggagtggaagaattgtcccaccgcttggaaagggcaatattcacgtggttcgggaaaacccacaatcgttttagaggcggtcGCTTCgtatgatctttggatatggcatgcgttttttggacctccaggtaccttaaatgatatcaacgttcttgatcgctcacctgtttttgatgacattataaaaggtcaagctccgcaagtTACTTACtttgtcaatggaagagagtatcatttggcttactatctcactgaTGGTATTTATCTgaaatgggcaacttttatccaatctattccaatacCACAAGGTCCGAAAGCGActttatttgctcaacatcaagaagctgtccaaaaagatgtcgagcgtgcttttggagtcttgcaagctcgttttgccattgttaaaaatctagcacttttttgggataaagccAAAATTGGGaggattatgagagcatgtatcatactccataatatgatagtagaagacgaacgagatggatacactcatTTTGATGTGTCAGAGTTCCAACCAGGAGAAGACACCGTAacttcacatgtcgatctcacgtattctacagatataccttcaaatatcgccaatatgatgggtgttcgaactagaattcgtgatagacaaatgcatcaacagctcaaagctgatttggttgaacatttgTGGAGTAAATTTGGACGTGGTGGAGACAACAACTGA
- the LOC106427669 gene encoding cellulose synthase-like protein B3 isoform X3: protein MADSSSSLPSLFEKISYKRYFLRAVDLTMLGLLFSLLLYRILHMSQNDNVWVVAFLCESFFTFIWLLITCIKWTPAEHKPYPDRLDERVHELPSVDMFVTTADPVREPPILVVNTVLSLLAVNYPANKLACYVSDDGCSLFTYFSLKEASNFAKIWVPFCKKYNVRVRAPFRYFLNSLDAKEDSEFSRDWEMTKREYEKLSGKVEDATRDWDADDDFEAFSNTKPNDHSTIVKVVWENKGGVGDEKEVPHFVYVSREKRPNYLHHYKAGAMNFLVRVSGLMTNAPYMLNVDCDMFVNEADVVRQAMCIFLQKSKNSINHCAFVQYPQDFYDSNCEELVVLQSHLSRGFAGIQGSIYSGSGCFQTRRVMYGLSVDDLEENGSPSSVNARKFLDEESLARKFGSSKEIRKSVANALQRKSNSQNILTNFLDEAREVGQCQYESQTSWGKTIGWLYDSTAEDVNTSIDIHSRGWTSSYIYPVQPAFLGCMPPGGPEAMVQQRRWGTGMLEVLFNKHSPLIGIFSQKLRFRQRLAYIHIFTWGLRSIPELAYCLLPAFCLLHNSALFPKVSRDFVQA, encoded by the exons ATGGCGGATTCTAGCTCTTCGCTCCCTTCTCTTTTCGAAAAGATCTCATACAAAAGATATTTTCTGAGAGCTGTTGATCTCACGATGCTCGGgcttctcttttctcttctcttgtACCGGATTCTACATATGAGCCAAAACGACAACGTTTGGGTCGTAGCTTTCTTGTGTGAATCTTTTTTCACTTTCATATGGCTGCTTATTACTTGCATAAAATGGACCCCTGCTGAGCATAAACCGTATCCGGATCGACTTGATGAAAG GGTTCATGAGCTTCCATCGGTAGATATGTTTGTAACCACGGCGGATCCGGTTCGGGAGCCGCCGATTCTTGTCGTGAACACTGTGCTTTCACTGCTAGCTGTGAATTATCCGGCGAATAAATTAGCATGTTATGTTTCAGACGATGGATGTTCACTTTTCACTTACTTCTCTCTCAAGGAAGCTTCTAACTTCGCCAAGATTTGGGTTCCTTTCTGCAAAAAATATAACGTTAGAGTTAGAGCTCCTTTTAGATATTTCTTGAACTCTCTCGACGCAAAAGAGGATTCAGAATTCAGTAGGGATTGGGAAATGACGAAG AGGGAGTACGAGAAGTTAAGCGGGAAAGTGGAAGATGCCACCAGAGATTGGGACGCTGACGATGATTTTGAAGCTTTCTCAAACACAAAACCAAATGATCATTCAACTATAGTTAAG GTGGTATGGGAGAACAAAGGAGGTGTGGGAGATGAAAAAGAGGTCCCTCATTTTGTCTACGTTTCAAGAGAGAAAAGGCCAAACTATTTACATCATTACAAAGCTGGAGCCATGAACTTTCTG GTCCGAGTGTCAGGGCTGATGACAAACGCACCATACATGTTAAACGTAGACTGTGACATGTTTGTGAATGAAGCAGATGTGGTGCGACAAGCAATGTGTATATTTTTGCAAAAATCAAAGAATTCAATAAATCATTGTGCTTTTGTTCAATACCCTCAAGATTTCTATGATTCTAACTGCGAGGAACTCGTCGTCTTACAATCA CATTTGTCACGAGGATTTGCGGGAATCCAAGGATCAATTTACTCAGGGTCGGGATGTTTCCAAACTAGAAGAGTTATGTACGGTCTCTCAGTAGACGATTTAGAAGAAAATGGGAGTCCTTCTTCAGTTAATGCAA GGAAATTTTTGGATGAAGAAAGTTTGGCGAGAAAATTTGGGAGTTCAAAGGAGATAAGGAAATCGGTGGCCAATGCATTGCAAAGAAAATCAAATTCTCAAAATATTCTTACAAACTTTCTTGACGAGGCCAGAGAAGTAGGGCAGTGTCAATACGAGTCCCAAACGAGTTGGGGGAAAACC ATCGGGTGGTTGTACGATTCAACAGCGGAAGATGTGAACACGAGTATAGATATCCATTCGAGAGGATGGACtagttcatatatatatccGGTTCAACCCGCATTTCTAGGTTGTATGCCACCAGGAGGACCAGAGGCCATGGTTCAGCAACGGCGATGGGGGACGGGCATGCTCGAAGTCCTTTTCAACAAACATAGCCCCTTGATTGGTATCTTTAGTCAAAAATTGAGATTTCGACAACGATTGGCTTATATTCACATCTTCACTTGGGGTTTAAGGTCAATCCCTGAGCTCGCTTATTGTCTCTTGCCTGCTTTTTGTCTACTCCACAACTCGGCATTGTTTCCAAAGGTGAGTAG GGACTTTGTTCAGGCATAA
- the LOC106427669 gene encoding cellulose synthase-like protein B3 isoform X1, with amino-acid sequence MADSSSSLPSLFEKISYKRYFLRAVDLTMLGLLFSLLLYRILHMSQNDNVWVVAFLCESFFTFIWLLITCIKWTPAEHKPYPDRLDERVHELPSVDMFVTTADPVREPPILVVNTVLSLLAVNYPANKLACYVSDDGCSLFTYFSLKEASNFAKIWVPFCKKYNVRVRAPFRYFLNSLDAKEDSEFSRDWEMTKREYEKLSGKVEDATRDWDADDDFEAFSNTKPNDHSTIVKVVWENKGGVGDEKEVPHFVYVSREKRPNYLHHYKAGAMNFLVRVSGLMTNAPYMLNVDCDMFVNEADVVRQAMCIFLQKSKNSINHCAFVQYPQDFYDSNCEELVVLQSHLSRGFAGIQGSIYSGSGCFQTRRVMYGLSVDDLEENGSPSSVNARKFLDEESLARKFGSSKEIRKSVANALQRKSNSQNILTNFLDEAREVGQCQYESQTSWGKTIGWLYDSTAEDVNTSIDIHSRGWTSSYIYPVQPAFLGCMPPGGPEAMVQQRRWGTGMLEVLFNKHSPLIGIFSQKLRFRQRLAYIHIFTWGLRSIPELAYCLLPAFCLLHNSALFPKGLCSGITVTLVGMHCLYTLWEFVSLGFSVHSWYTSQSFWRIKATCIWLFSITDIIFKLLGVSKTVFIVTKKTFNETRSGTGDGPSCSADPNAGKFEFDDSVYFLPGTFIVLVNLAAIAGFLVGLQPVSHIYGGGGSTFVEACACILVVMLFLPFLKGLFEKGKYGIPLSTLSKAAFLAVLFVVFSVGK; translated from the exons ATGGCGGATTCTAGCTCTTCGCTCCCTTCTCTTTTCGAAAAGATCTCATACAAAAGATATTTTCTGAGAGCTGTTGATCTCACGATGCTCGGgcttctcttttctcttctcttgtACCGGATTCTACATATGAGCCAAAACGACAACGTTTGGGTCGTAGCTTTCTTGTGTGAATCTTTTTTCACTTTCATATGGCTGCTTATTACTTGCATAAAATGGACCCCTGCTGAGCATAAACCGTATCCGGATCGACTTGATGAAAG GGTTCATGAGCTTCCATCGGTAGATATGTTTGTAACCACGGCGGATCCGGTTCGGGAGCCGCCGATTCTTGTCGTGAACACTGTGCTTTCACTGCTAGCTGTGAATTATCCGGCGAATAAATTAGCATGTTATGTTTCAGACGATGGATGTTCACTTTTCACTTACTTCTCTCTCAAGGAAGCTTCTAACTTCGCCAAGATTTGGGTTCCTTTCTGCAAAAAATATAACGTTAGAGTTAGAGCTCCTTTTAGATATTTCTTGAACTCTCTCGACGCAAAAGAGGATTCAGAATTCAGTAGGGATTGGGAAATGACGAAG AGGGAGTACGAGAAGTTAAGCGGGAAAGTGGAAGATGCCACCAGAGATTGGGACGCTGACGATGATTTTGAAGCTTTCTCAAACACAAAACCAAATGATCATTCAACTATAGTTAAG GTGGTATGGGAGAACAAAGGAGGTGTGGGAGATGAAAAAGAGGTCCCTCATTTTGTCTACGTTTCAAGAGAGAAAAGGCCAAACTATTTACATCATTACAAAGCTGGAGCCATGAACTTTCTG GTCCGAGTGTCAGGGCTGATGACAAACGCACCATACATGTTAAACGTAGACTGTGACATGTTTGTGAATGAAGCAGATGTGGTGCGACAAGCAATGTGTATATTTTTGCAAAAATCAAAGAATTCAATAAATCATTGTGCTTTTGTTCAATACCCTCAAGATTTCTATGATTCTAACTGCGAGGAACTCGTCGTCTTACAATCA CATTTGTCACGAGGATTTGCGGGAATCCAAGGATCAATTTACTCAGGGTCGGGATGTTTCCAAACTAGAAGAGTTATGTACGGTCTCTCAGTAGACGATTTAGAAGAAAATGGGAGTCCTTCTTCAGTTAATGCAA GGAAATTTTTGGATGAAGAAAGTTTGGCGAGAAAATTTGGGAGTTCAAAGGAGATAAGGAAATCGGTGGCCAATGCATTGCAAAGAAAATCAAATTCTCAAAATATTCTTACAAACTTTCTTGACGAGGCCAGAGAAGTAGGGCAGTGTCAATACGAGTCCCAAACGAGTTGGGGGAAAACC ATCGGGTGGTTGTACGATTCAACAGCGGAAGATGTGAACACGAGTATAGATATCCATTCGAGAGGATGGACtagttcatatatatatccGGTTCAACCCGCATTTCTAGGTTGTATGCCACCAGGAGGACCAGAGGCCATGGTTCAGCAACGGCGATGGGGGACGGGCATGCTCGAAGTCCTTTTCAACAAACATAGCCCCTTGATTGGTATCTTTAGTCAAAAATTGAGATTTCGACAACGATTGGCTTATATTCACATCTTCACTTGGGGTTTAAGGTCAATCCCTGAGCTCGCTTATTGTCTCTTGCCTGCTTTTTGTCTACTCCACAACTCGGCATTGTTTCCAAAG GGACTTTGTTCAGGCATAACTGTCACACTTGTGGGGATGCATTGCCTTTACACTCTATGGGAATTTGTGAGCCTTGGTTTTTCGGTACATTCATGGTATACCTCCCAGTCATTTTGGAGGATAAAAGCTACttgtatttggttatttagtATCACTGATATCATATTCAAGCTTCTTGGAGTTTCGAAAACCGTGTTCATTGTTACAAAAAAGACTTTCAACGAGACAAGGTCAGGGACTGGGGATGGACCATCTTGTAGTGCGGACCCAAATGCTGGTAAATTTGAATTTGACGACTCAGTTTATTTTTTGCCTGGCACGTTCATTGTGTTGGTCAATCTAGCCGCTATAGCCGGGTTTTTAGTGGGTCTACAACCAGTAAGTCATATCTACGGAGGAGGTGGTTCGACTTTTGTAGAGGCTTGTGCATGTATTTTGGTGGTTATGTTGTTTCTTCCATTTCTAAAGGGTTTATTTGAGAAGGGAAAATATGGTATTCCATTGTCTACGCTCTCTAAAGCTGCATTTTTAGCAGTGTTATTTGTTGTATTTTCTGTAGGAAAGTAG
- the LOC106427669 gene encoding cellulose synthase-like protein B3 isoform X2 — protein MADSSSSLPSLFEKISYKRYFLRAVDLTMLGLLFSLLLYRILHMSQNDNVWVVAFLCESFFTFIWLLITCIKWTPAEHKPYPDRLDERVHELPSVDMFVTTADPVREPPILVVNTVLSLLAVNYPANKLACYVSDDGCSLFTYFSLKEASNFAKIWVPFCKKYNVRVRAPFRYFLNSLDAKEDSEFSRDWEMTKREYEKLSGKVEDATRDWDADDDFEAFSNTKPNDHSTIVKVVWENKGGVGDEKEVPHFVYVSREKRPNYLHHYKAGAMNFLVRVSGLMTNAPYMLNVDCDMFVNEADVVRQAMCIFLQKSKNSINHCAFVQYPQDFYDSNCEELVVLQSHLSRGFAGIQGSIYSGSGCFQTRRVMYGLSVDDLEENGSPSSVNAKSLARKFGSSKEIRKSVANALQRKSNSQNILTNFLDEAREVGQCQYESQTSWGKTIGWLYDSTAEDVNTSIDIHSRGWTSSYIYPVQPAFLGCMPPGGPEAMVQQRRWGTGMLEVLFNKHSPLIGIFSQKLRFRQRLAYIHIFTWGLRSIPELAYCLLPAFCLLHNSALFPKGLCSGITVTLVGMHCLYTLWEFVSLGFSVHSWYTSQSFWRIKATCIWLFSITDIIFKLLGVSKTVFIVTKKTFNETRSGTGDGPSCSADPNAGKFEFDDSVYFLPGTFIVLVNLAAIAGFLVGLQPVSHIYGGGGSTFVEACACILVVMLFLPFLKGLFEKGKYGIPLSTLSKAAFLAVLFVVFSVGK, from the exons ATGGCGGATTCTAGCTCTTCGCTCCCTTCTCTTTTCGAAAAGATCTCATACAAAAGATATTTTCTGAGAGCTGTTGATCTCACGATGCTCGGgcttctcttttctcttctcttgtACCGGATTCTACATATGAGCCAAAACGACAACGTTTGGGTCGTAGCTTTCTTGTGTGAATCTTTTTTCACTTTCATATGGCTGCTTATTACTTGCATAAAATGGACCCCTGCTGAGCATAAACCGTATCCGGATCGACTTGATGAAAG GGTTCATGAGCTTCCATCGGTAGATATGTTTGTAACCACGGCGGATCCGGTTCGGGAGCCGCCGATTCTTGTCGTGAACACTGTGCTTTCACTGCTAGCTGTGAATTATCCGGCGAATAAATTAGCATGTTATGTTTCAGACGATGGATGTTCACTTTTCACTTACTTCTCTCTCAAGGAAGCTTCTAACTTCGCCAAGATTTGGGTTCCTTTCTGCAAAAAATATAACGTTAGAGTTAGAGCTCCTTTTAGATATTTCTTGAACTCTCTCGACGCAAAAGAGGATTCAGAATTCAGTAGGGATTGGGAAATGACGAAG AGGGAGTACGAGAAGTTAAGCGGGAAAGTGGAAGATGCCACCAGAGATTGGGACGCTGACGATGATTTTGAAGCTTTCTCAAACACAAAACCAAATGATCATTCAACTATAGTTAAG GTGGTATGGGAGAACAAAGGAGGTGTGGGAGATGAAAAAGAGGTCCCTCATTTTGTCTACGTTTCAAGAGAGAAAAGGCCAAACTATTTACATCATTACAAAGCTGGAGCCATGAACTTTCTG GTCCGAGTGTCAGGGCTGATGACAAACGCACCATACATGTTAAACGTAGACTGTGACATGTTTGTGAATGAAGCAGATGTGGTGCGACAAGCAATGTGTATATTTTTGCAAAAATCAAAGAATTCAATAAATCATTGTGCTTTTGTTCAATACCCTCAAGATTTCTATGATTCTAACTGCGAGGAACTCGTCGTCTTACAATCA CATTTGTCACGAGGATTTGCGGGAATCCAAGGATCAATTTACTCAGGGTCGGGATGTTTCCAAACTAGAAGAGTTATGTACGGTCTCTCAGTAGACGATTTAGAAGAAAATGGGAGTCCTTCTTCAGTTAATGCAA AAAGTTTGGCGAGAAAATTTGGGAGTTCAAAGGAGATAAGGAAATCGGTGGCCAATGCATTGCAAAGAAAATCAAATTCTCAAAATATTCTTACAAACTTTCTTGACGAGGCCAGAGAAGTAGGGCAGTGTCAATACGAGTCCCAAACGAGTTGGGGGAAAACC ATCGGGTGGTTGTACGATTCAACAGCGGAAGATGTGAACACGAGTATAGATATCCATTCGAGAGGATGGACtagttcatatatatatccGGTTCAACCCGCATTTCTAGGTTGTATGCCACCAGGAGGACCAGAGGCCATGGTTCAGCAACGGCGATGGGGGACGGGCATGCTCGAAGTCCTTTTCAACAAACATAGCCCCTTGATTGGTATCTTTAGTCAAAAATTGAGATTTCGACAACGATTGGCTTATATTCACATCTTCACTTGGGGTTTAAGGTCAATCCCTGAGCTCGCTTATTGTCTCTTGCCTGCTTTTTGTCTACTCCACAACTCGGCATTGTTTCCAAAG GGACTTTGTTCAGGCATAACTGTCACACTTGTGGGGATGCATTGCCTTTACACTCTATGGGAATTTGTGAGCCTTGGTTTTTCGGTACATTCATGGTATACCTCCCAGTCATTTTGGAGGATAAAAGCTACttgtatttggttatttagtATCACTGATATCATATTCAAGCTTCTTGGAGTTTCGAAAACCGTGTTCATTGTTACAAAAAAGACTTTCAACGAGACAAGGTCAGGGACTGGGGATGGACCATCTTGTAGTGCGGACCCAAATGCTGGTAAATTTGAATTTGACGACTCAGTTTATTTTTTGCCTGGCACGTTCATTGTGTTGGTCAATCTAGCCGCTATAGCCGGGTTTTTAGTGGGTCTACAACCAGTAAGTCATATCTACGGAGGAGGTGGTTCGACTTTTGTAGAGGCTTGTGCATGTATTTTGGTGGTTATGTTGTTTCTTCCATTTCTAAAGGGTTTATTTGAGAAGGGAAAATATGGTATTCCATTGTCTACGCTCTCTAAAGCTGCATTTTTAGCAGTGTTATTTGTTGTATTTTCTGTAGGAAAGTAG
- the LOC111205486 gene encoding uncharacterized protein LOC111205486, producing MNKSLFIRIVHRLSNEVEYFRQKKDALGRLGLSALQKCTAAIRVLAYGSAADAVDEYLRLGETTTLACVEHFVEGVINLFGDEYLRRPTPADLQRLLYIGEQRGFPGMIGSIDCMHWEWKNCPTAWKGQYSRGSGKPTIVLEAVASYDLWIWHAFFGPPGTLNDINVLDRSPVFDDIIKGQAPQVTYFVNGREYHLAYYLTDGIYPKWATFIQSIPIPQGPKATLFAQHQEAVRKDVERAFGVLQARFAIVKNPALFWDKAKIGRIMRACIILHNMIVED from the coding sequence atgaacaagtcaTTGTTCATTCGTATTGTTCATCGACTCTCCAATGAAGTTGAATACTTTCGACAAAAGAAAGATGCTCTCGGAAGGCTTGGTCTCtctgcacttcaaaagtgtacagcCGCCATTCGTGTCTTGGCCTATGGTTCTGCGGCTGATGCTGTTGACGAATACCTCCGCCTCGGTGAAACTACCACTCTTGCATGTGTGGAACATTTTGTAGAAGGAGTAATAAATTTATTCGGCGatgagtatctaagaagaccaacaccggctgatcttcaacgtctactttaTATTGGTGAGCAacgtggatttcccgggatgataggaagtatcgattgtatgcattgggagtggaagaattgtcccaccgcttggaaagggcaatattcacgtggttcgggaaaacccacaatcgttttagaggcggtcGCTTCgtatgatctttggatatggcatgcgttttttggacctccaggtaccttaaatgatatcaacgttcttgatcgctcacctgtttttgatgacattataaaaggtcaagctccgcaagtTACTTACtttgtcaatggaagagagtatcatttggcttactatctcactgatggtatttatccgaaatgggcaacttttatccaatctattccaatacCACAAGGTCCGAAAGCGActttatttgctcaacatcaagaagctgtccgaaaagatgtcgagcgtgcttttggagtcttgcaagctcgttttgccattgttaaaaatccagcacttttttgggataaagccAAAATTGGGaggattatgagagcatgtatcatactccataatatgatagtagaagactaa